In a genomic window of Mucilaginibacter sp. KACC 22063:
- a CDS encoding NAD(P)/FAD-dependent oxidoreductase produces MKVVIIGAGFAGLRLARKLSNQEGVEVLLIDRNNFHQFQPLLYQVATASLEPSNISFPLRKIFQHSENVRIRIAEVTGLDTVQKLVLTDIGNFEYDQLVIATGTVTNYFGNDAIKQHTLPMKTTLEALQLMNKIINNYEDALDTQSPSKRSSLMSVAIVGAGPTGVELAGALAELKNNVLPKDYPELDIELMNLYLIDRNSRPLKNMSEKSGIDALNYLTDMGVNFMPATGVETYDGKLLQLSNGQSIEVRTVIWAAGVSGDIPPGLTGDVITRGNRLKVDRFNMLEGADAIYAIGDIAQMNAPGYENGHPQLASVAQSQADNLAENIVRMLEGEQLIAYEYYDKGIMATIGKRKAVVDLTFPKWHLKGRLAWFTWMFVHLMLILGVKNKVQIFINWLYKYFTSDQNLRLAQRANGRIKSLEIIGNQID; encoded by the coding sequence ATGAAAGTGGTGATCATTGGAGCCGGATTTGCAGGACTGCGGCTGGCCAGGAAACTTAGCAATCAAGAAGGTGTTGAAGTACTGCTGATAGACCGGAATAATTTTCATCAGTTTCAGCCGCTGCTATACCAGGTGGCAACAGCAAGCCTCGAGCCAAGCAATATTTCCTTTCCGCTGAGAAAGATATTTCAGCACAGTGAAAACGTGAGGATAAGGATAGCTGAAGTGACAGGGTTGGATACGGTGCAAAAGCTGGTTTTAACCGATATCGGCAATTTTGAATATGACCAGCTGGTTATTGCAACCGGCACGGTAACAAACTACTTTGGTAATGATGCCATAAAACAGCACACGCTTCCAATGAAAACAACATTGGAGGCACTGCAACTGATGAATAAGATCATCAATAATTATGAAGATGCACTGGATACTCAATCTCCATCAAAGCGGTCTTCGTTAATGAGCGTTGCCATTGTTGGCGCCGGGCCAACAGGTGTTGAACTTGCAGGTGCATTAGCAGAACTTAAGAACAATGTATTGCCCAAGGATTATCCCGAGTTGGATATAGAGCTGATGAACTTATATCTGATCGACCGCAATTCGCGTCCGTTGAAAAATATGAGCGAAAAGTCTGGTATTGACGCCCTGAATTACCTTACTGATATGGGGGTGAATTTTATGCCCGCAACAGGGGTGGAAACCTACGACGGTAAATTGTTGCAGTTAAGTAACGGACAAAGCATTGAAGTGCGTACCGTGATATGGGCTGCAGGAGTAAGCGGCGACATACCGCCAGGTTTAACGGGGGATGTAATAACCAGAGGTAATCGACTCAAAGTAGACCGGTTTAATATGCTGGAAGGGGCAGATGCGATATACGCTATAGGTGATATCGCCCAAATGAATGCGCCCGGTTACGAGAATGGGCACCCGCAATTGGCCAGTGTAGCACAAAGTCAGGCCGATAATCTTGCCGAAAATATTGTCCGTATGCTTGAGGGGGAGCAACTAATAGCTTATGAATATTATGATAAGGGGATTATGGCCACTATAGGCAAGCGCAAAGCCGTGGTAGATCTTACTTTTCCGAAATGGCATTTAAAAGGCAGGCTTGCCTGGTTTACCTGGATGTTTGTGCACTTGATGCTTATTCTGGGGGTTAAAAACAAGGTGCAGATTTTTATTAACTGGCTTTACAAATATTTCACTTCCGATCAAAACCTCCGCCTGGCGCAACGTGCCAATGGCCGAATAAAAAGCTTAGAAATTATCGGAAACCAGATTGATTGA